The Deltaproteobacteria bacterium genomic interval CTGCATCTCCTCGACGTCTTTTTCCTTCACATTCAAATGCTCTGCCAACATTTTACTGTCGACATGGTCGTACTCCTGCAGCAACTTACGCGCAGTTCTCTCGAGATTGTAATAGAGCTTCCGTTGATCGGCCGTAGTGCCAATCTTAACTTGACTCTTGTTGTCCATAATATGCTTTAAAATATACGCTCTGATCCACCAAGCAGCATAACTTGATAATTTCACGCCTTTGTATGGATTAAAGCGCTTGACCGCCTGCATTAAGCCATAGTTACCCTCTTGAATCAAATCCAACAAATTAAGCTGGGCCTGCCGGAAATCATTAGCTATCTTTACTACTAGACGCAGATTTGCCGTAACTAAACGATGAGCGGCGTGGACATCACCGTCATCGAAGTGTTGGCGGGCCAACTCGTACTCTTCCTCTGGTTCAAGCAAAGGATATTTTGCGATTTGCTGTAGGTAAAGTTGTAGCGGAGATAAGCTCGATGGTGACTTATCGCCAGTCCGAACCGCTGGGAGTTTAGACACGGACCTAGCCCCCTCATAACGAAAGGCAGAAAACGATGTCAGGGATCGGCATCATAACAAATCCCCATTCTAAGTTGAACAAACGAAATCCAAACCGACAGGCGTACCTGGGATTTATTCTCGGTTCGCAGGGTCAGTTGGAGGTCACTAACTCATTAGAAGACTTAGAGCGAGTCGCGAGAGAATTCAAGAGCAAGGGTATCAGCGTCCTAGCCATAAATGGCGGGGACGGTACTGTTTCGCGCACTTTGACGGCTTTTTTGAAAGCTTACGGCTCCGAGCCAATGCCGAAAATAGCTATTCTCAAAGGCGGTACGATCAATGTCCTTGCGAACAATTTGGGTATCCGGGGAACGCCCGAACAGGTGTTGTTCCGATTGGTCGAGTGGCACTCACGCGGAGACGCCATACCGGTCAAACGCCTGAGGACTGTATCTATTGACGGCATGCATGGCTTCTTGTTCGGTAACGGAATTGCCGCATCCTTTTTGAAAGAATACTACAAACGCAAAACTAATGCTTTAGGTTCCGGGGCCTTAGTACTCGCTGTCTGGTTTTCCAGTTTCTATCGAGGACACTTGTTCAAAAACGTCTTCGTCGAACACGACCAAAAATTATCGAGCACTAACGCCAAGCAAACAGAGCTTAAGTCTTGTGTCATGTTTGCATCGACACTACTGAAACTACCACTAGGAGTCCCTTACTTTTATTCATTGGATGACCACCCCGATGAATTTCAGACCGTTGCGTTCACGACACCAGTTCAAGATGCGTGGCGACTACCTTTTGAGTTCATAAGGGGACAGCGAGGGCCAACTAAGGATAAAATAAGCTTTTGCTGCAAATCCCTCAGTATCGAAACAAGGGAGCCGTTCGACTACACTTTGGACGGAGAATTGTTTACCGCCATAACTGGCAAATTAACCTTAGAGGTTGGGCCCCAACTTGAATTTGTCGTTATCTAAAACCAATACAAACGTGCTCCCACCCCCTCCACCAGCTGACGTTGCCAAAGCGCTCAAAGTCGCCGCGGTCAACATAGATTGGCTTGCAGGAGACGGTTCAGATCGCTGCTATTACCGGATAACTGGTCCGGAGCTAACCGTGCCATTAGTGTTGATGCAGCTCTCTGGCAGCGATGCCCAAGCCTTAAAAGATGGCGGATACGACTGGATCAACATAGCCAACCTACTAAGTCTTCACAAAATCTTCGTCCCTCACGTTAGCTGTACGATGCCCGATCATGCCGCCTTAATCATCGAGGATTACGGTGACCAAATGCTCGAAGGATCGGTTTTCACGTTGTGGGAGAAACACGATTTAGCTTCTCTTCGGCAACTTTATTTGGGGTGTATGGAAATCATCACCAAATTTTTAAGCGTCGAGAAAAATCCTGATTCTGTCTGGTGCCAGCGCGGATTTGATACAGAGCGATTTGTTTGGGAACTAAAATTCTTTTTACAGAAATATGCCTTTCCAATCGCAGGTATTTCTTTCAGCAAAATGGAGGAGGCTCAGTTTCAAAAAGAGGCCACGTCTCTGGCTGAGCTTTTGTCCTCGGGTTCAAAATATTTTGTTCATCGTGATTTTCACTCAAGAAATGTAATGGTGAAAGAGACGAAACTTGCCGTAATTGATTTTCAAGACGCAAGATTAGGGCCTGCTTCTTACGATTTGGTGTCACTTTGTTTCGATTCTTATGTTCCGTTCTCAAGTGAGATGCGTACCGAACTCATGAACACGGGACTAAACGTGATCCGTCAGCAACTAGGAGATTCTATCTATCAAGATGCAAATGAATTCTGGCGCCCGATGCTTTTACAGCGACAATTAAAGGCGATAGGTAGCTTTGGTTACCTAACTGTCGACAAAAAGAGACATAATTACTTGAAGTACGTAGGGCCAGCTCTCAATACACTAGAAACTCAAAATATTGCGGACCAAAGGTGGCCTCTTTTATCTGACACTCTGATACGAAGGATGCGCATCAGCCTGGATAAAAATTTTTATGGAAAGTAAATACAAAGGACTCGTTCTTGCGGCGGGATTCGGTTCGAGACTGAAGCCATTGACTGACTATTATCCCAAACCCCTTGTGCCTTTTGCTGGGAATACGCCTCTATCGCTTGCTATTTCAAAATTTGAAAATTTCGGTATCAAAGATATCGCAATAAATTGTCACTACCGATCCGACCAAATCCAACAAGCAGTAAACTCAATCCAAAGGTCAAATAGTAGTTTAAAACTAAAATTGTCTCATGAGCCAGATATTCTCGGTACCGGCGGCGCCCTCAACCCTTTGAAGACTTGGCTTGGCGACGCGTCCTTGGTGATAATTAACGGCGATGTAGTTTCGACGCTACGGCTTGAGGATTTAGTCCACGCCCACAAAGATCATGCCGCTTGTGCAACAATGGCCTTACTTAGTTCTGTAATACCTGGGGAAAGTGCGGTTTATCACCGAGATGGAAAAATCAAGGCGATTACAAAAAAGGAACCTCTAGCCGGCGCGGTCCCGGGCAATTTTGCCTGCGCCCAAGTTGTAAGCAGACAATTTTTAGAACTTTTACCTGCCGACGGCACTTTCGACATCATTTCCGAAGGATATCTCCCTGCATTAGCGGCCAACTTACCGATCGCGTCGTTCATCCACAAAGGCTATTGGCACGATTTAGGCACGCCTAAATCCTACTTCGGAGCGTTACTCAACCTATTTGATTTAGCCAGCAGCACTGCCAGTGAAAATTTTGCGACGAGCAAAATGGTTTTAGATCATCCTCGGCAAACCTTAATTCACCAAGAAGCTCGAATAGACTCGCTAGCCAAAATCG includes:
- a CDS encoding sigma-70 family RNA polymerase sigma factor, translating into MTSFSAFRYEGARSVSKLPAVRTGDKSPSSLSPLQLYLQQIAKYPLLEPEEEYELARQHFDDGDVHAAHRLVTANLRLVVKIANDFRQAQLNLLDLIQEGNYGLMQAVKRFNPYKGVKLSSYAAWWIRAYILKHIMDNKSQVKIGTTADQRKLYYNLERTARKLLQEYDHVDSKMLAEHLNVKEKDVEEMQARLAAPDVSLDAPLSNEPDATTRGQLLSSESSGAEDVLANEEVRRIFSDHLNDFRSTLKGRDLEIFDARMMSEEPLTLQEIGDRYGVTRERARQIENRILQKLREFVNEKGLLDAEVIR
- a CDS encoding DUF1679 domain-containing protein; its protein translation is MNLSLSKTNTNVLPPPPPADVAKALKVAAVNIDWLAGDGSDRCYYRITGPELTVPLVLMQLSGSDAQALKDGGYDWINIANLLSLHKIFVPHVSCTMPDHAALIIEDYGDQMLEGSVFTLWEKHDLASLRQLYLGCMEIITKFLSVEKNPDSVWCQRGFDTERFVWELKFFLQKYAFPIAGISFSKMEEAQFQKEATSLAELLSSGSKYFVHRDFHSRNVMVKETKLAVIDFQDARLGPASYDLVSLCFDSYVPFSSEMRTELMNTGLNVIRQQLGDSIYQDANEFWRPMLLQRQLKAIGSFGYLTVDKKRHNYLKYVGPALNTLETQNIADQRWPLLSDTLIRRMRISLDKNFYGK
- a CDS encoding NDP-sugar synthase; this encodes MESKYKGLVLAAGFGSRLKPLTDYYPKPLVPFAGNTPLSLAISKFENFGIKDIAINCHYRSDQIQQAVNSIQRSNSSLKLKLSHEPDILGTGGALNPLKTWLGDASLVIINGDVVSTLRLEDLVHAHKDHAACATMALLSSVIPGESAVYHRDGKIKAITKKEPLAGAVPGNFACAQVVSRQFLELLPADGTFDIISEGYLPALAANLPIASFIHKGYWHDLGTPKSYFGALLNLFDLASSTASENFATSKMVLDHPRQTLIHQEARIDSLAKIGPKTILEKGATVAKNAVVMESVILPGAQVGAGENIHRMIIGAEFRLNISFD